Proteins encoded by one window of Primulina huaijiensis isolate GDHJ02 chromosome 1, ASM1229523v2, whole genome shotgun sequence:
- the LOC140991013 gene encoding ETHYLENE INSENSITIVE 3-like 3 protein, with amino-acid sequence MAVIEDIGVDISSDIEVHDIRAAVNMDEKDVSDEEIDEEELEKRIWKDRVRLKRIKERQKLELQQAAEKQKAKSSTDQARRKKMARAQDGILKYMLKLTEVCNARGFVYGIIPDKGKPVSGASENVRAWWKEKVKFDKNGPAAIAKHEADCLSREDGGGGQNGNSQRVLQDLQDATLGSLLSALMQHCNPPQRKYPLEKGVPPPWWPTGNEEWWIRLGLPKGQAPLYKKPHDLKKIWKVGVLTAVIKHMSPNITRIRRLVRQSKCLQDKMTAKESSIWLGVLIREESFVQHPSSDNGSSSISEAPSKDRASKKKPSVDSDSDYDVDDVDGMGSVSSKDVRRNESTDRLPFEPPVRVTPQPGNKQHAGERSRKRKNPKSSFVNQLGVPSVNENPRKRKSTKSGFAEQLTVPSPSEHQHEDLDGMVMNRNHNESLSGLLISERQPENGGTTMRPHEDNAQDNACLEAPDINLFYSFSSSSAASIRSVPSDNEPLPYPSAQSADLETHAAHIFPASQNSQLQSRPQLVELHEKTQNSVSNTESQDAGLNHGLQNPIWHPGPQDSTVPQNSQLHDVSTGYLYHPSITVGSRHQGQMSDPAFSEVRYRPKDSGFPLPVLPRNGNDISGEGFPRLMPDAFPNDPDRHVDTQFTSLNSLSSELAAYSPFNLPFDGTSSLDTVDFDFLVDDNSADDSNFAELMKYFAS; translated from the exons ATGGCTGTCATTGAAGATATCGGCGTGGATATCAG TTCGGATATCGAGGTTCATGACATACGAGCCGCTGTTAACATGGATGAGAAAGATGTTAGCGATGAAGAGATTGATGAAGAAGAATTGGAGAAGCGAATATGGAAGGACCGAGTCAGGCTCAAAAGGATTAAGGAAAGACAGAAGCTTGAGTTACAGCAAGCTGCAGAGAAGCAGAAGGCGAAGTCCTCCACGGATCAGGCACGCAGAAAGAAGATGGCTCGCGCTCAAGATGGCATTTTGAAATACATGTTGAAGCTCACAGAAGTCTGCAATGCTCGTGGATTTGTGTATGGCATTATTCCGGATAAAGGCAAGCCAGTTAGTGGTGCATCAGAAAATGTTAGAGCGTGGTGGAAAGAAAAGGTGAAATTTGACAAGAACGGCCCTGCGGCCATTGCTAAGCATGAGGCCGACTGCCTTTCCAGAGAAGATGGGGGTGGTGGTCAAAATGGTAATTCACAAAGAGTCCTTCAAGATTTGCAAGATGCCACACTTGGATCTCTTTTATCTGCCTTGATGCAACATTGCAATCCGCCACAGCGTAAGTATCCACTCGAGAAGGGCGTCCCTCCACCTTGGTGGCCGACGGGGAATGAGGAATGGTGGATTAGACTGGGATTACCTAAGGGCCAGGCTCCTTTGTATAAGAAGCCTCATGATCTGAAGAAGATATGGAAAGTTGGGGTGCTGACTGCTGTTATAAAGCATATGTCACCCAATATCACAAGGATAAGGAGGCTAGTTAGGCAGTCCAAGTGTTTACAGGATAAGATGACTGCTAAAGAGAGCTCAATATGGCTAGGTGTTTTGATCAGGGAGGAGTCTTTTGTCCAGCATCCAAGTAGTGACAATGGATCATCTAGCATAAGTGAGGCACCTTCCAAAGATCGTGCAAGTAAGAAAAAACCTTCTGTTGATAGTGACAGTGATTATGATGTCGACGATGTTGATGGCATGGGATCCGTTTCTTCTAAAGATGTTAGGAGAAATGAATCTACAGATAGATTACCTTTTGAGCCTCCTGTTCGTGTTACACCTCAACCTGGCAATAAACAGCATGCAGGGGAACGATCCCGGAAAAGAAAAAACCCAAAATCCAGCTTTGTTAACCAACTGGGAGTACCTTCTGTTAACGAAAATCCACGAAAAAGAAAAAGCACAAAATCAGGCTTTGCTGAACAACTGACAGTGCCATCTCCCAGTGAGCATCAACATGAGGATCTTGATGGCATGGTGATGAACAGAAACCACAATGAGTCACTATCTGGTTTATTGATCAGTGAGAGGCAGCCAGAAAATGGTGGAACAACCATGAGGCCTCATGAGGACAATGCTCAGGACAATGCCTGCTTAGAAGCACCTGATATTAACTTATTCTactcattttcttcttcaagtgctGCCTCCATAAGGAGCGTGCCTTCTGATAATGAACCCTTACCTTATCCATCGGCTCAGAGTGCTGACCTTGAAACTCATGCAGCTCATATTTTTCCCGCATCTCAAAATTCTCAGTTACAAAGCAGACCTCAACTTGTTGAGTTACATGAAAAAACACAAAATTCTGTGTCGAATACTGAATCCCAAGATGCAGGGTTGAATCATGGTCTCCAAAATCCTATTTGGCATCCAGGACCGCAAGATTCAACTGTTCCTCAAAATTCCCAGCTGCATGATGTATCGACTGGTTACTTGTATCATCCATCAATAACAGTTGGATCAAGGCATCAAGGACAGATGTCTGACCCAGCATTCAGTGAGGTGCGATACAGACCAAAGGATTCTGGCTTCCCTTTACCAGTGTTGCCTAGGAACGGAAATGATATTTCTGGAGAAGGTTTCCCAAGGTTGATGCCAGACGCGTTTCCAAACGATCCAGATAGGCATGTGGACACACAGTTTACTTCTCTCAATAGCTTGTCATCTGAGTTAGCAGCGTACAGTCCATTTAATCTTCCCTTTGATGGCACAAGTTCGTTAGATACTGTTGATTTCGACTTTCTTGTCGATGATAATTCAGCAGATGACAGTAACTTCGCTGAATTGATGAAGTACTTTGCTTCATAA